In a genomic window of Ipomoea triloba cultivar NCNSP0323 chromosome 3, ASM357664v1:
- the LOC116013135 gene encoding uncharacterized protein LOC116013135 has protein sequence MVSKRGIEPNLDKVKAILEMEPPRSLREVQRLNGRLVALGRFISRSAEKSLPFFGVLKKSSGFEWSAECQKAFEDLKTYLMSLPPLAKPEKGEVLYLYLGISQAAISSVLVRDDTGVQRPVYYVSRALRGAELRYSPTEKSIFAIDATAKKLNHYFQAHPVHVLTNLPLEAVLSGARHLADFIVECTARDATEQARNEEEEWWTLSTDGSSSSKACGGGVVLVTPEGFRAYYALRFHFKLSNNEAEYEALLCRLQLAVSMKVEKLKIRCDSRLVVGQVSGDFEANEERMIQYRNVVLRVLGQIAQHEILQVPREQNAEADTLSKLSQGTPEYISKIARIEDLHKSSLEAYPVMPVQSRPPCWLDHLVQYKRTGTLHPDEADAKAAKRRTPTYELIRDILYKRSYNGALLRCLYPDEARALIEEIHERTCAAHQGAYTMARRVILQGYF, from the exons ATGGTCTCCAAAAGGGGCATAGAGCCCAACCTCGACAAGGTCAAAGCCATACTGGAGATGGAGCCCCCGAGGTCCCTCCGCGAGGTCCAGCGCCTCAATGGTCGCCTGGTCGCCCTCGGACGTTTCATTTCGAGGTCGGCCGAGAAATCCTTACCTTTCTTCGGGGTTCTCAAGAAGAGCAGCGGTTTTGAGTGGTCGGCCGAGTGTCAGAAGGCCTTCGAGGACCTCAAAACCTATTTAATGTCCTTACCTCCCCTAGCCAAGCCGGAGAAGGGGGAAGTCTTGTATTTGTACTTGGGTATCTCTCAAGCTGCGATCAGCTCCGTGCTGGTCCGGGATGACACGGGAGTACAAAGACCAGTGTATTATGTGAGCAGGGCCCTCCGGGGGGCAGAGCTCCGATACTCACCAACAGAGAAGTCCATATTCGCTATTGACGCCACAGCAAAAAAGTTAAACCATTATTTTCAGGCTCACCCAGTGCACGTGCTCACGAACCTACCGCTGGAAGCGGTGCTAAGTGGCGCGAG GCACCTCGCAGACTTCATAGTCGAGTGCACCGCCCGCGACGCCACAGAGCAGGCAAGGAACGAGGAGGAAGAGTGGTGGACTCTATCAACTGACGGGTCCTCGAGTAGCAAGGCGTGCGGAGGAGGGGTCGTCCTGGTAACCCCGGAAGGCTTTCGGGCGTATTACGCTCTCCGTTTCCATTTCAAATTATCAAACAACGAAGCTGAGTACGAGGCACTGCTGTGCAGACTCCAACTCGCGGTGAGCATGAAGGTCGAAAAGTTGAAAATTCGGTGTGATTCCAGGCTCGTGGTTGGCCAAGTGTCCGGTGATTTCGAAGCGAACGAGGAGAGGATGATCCAGTACCGCAACGTGGTGCTCCGGGTCTTGGGGCAGATCGCCCAACACGAAATTTTGCAAGTACCGAGAGAACAAAACGCAGAAGCTGATACGCTCTCCAAGCTCAGCCAGGGAACCCCAGAATACATCTCGAAGATTGCAAGAATAGAGGACCTCCATAAGTCCAGCTTGGAGGCATATCCGGTCATGCCTGTGCAAAGCCGCCCGCCCTGTTGGTTGGACCATCTCGTGCAGTACAAAAGGACGGGCACCCTACACCCGGATGAGGCCGACGCTAAGGCGGCCAAGAGACGCACCCCGACATACGAGCTTATCAGGGACATCCTATATAAGAGGTCCTATAACGGGGCGCTACTAAGGTGTTTATATCCAGATGAAGCCCGGGCTCTTATCGAGGAGATTCACGAAAGAACTTGCGCAGCCCATCAGGGAGCATATACCATGGCCCGGAGAGTCATACTTCAAGGCTACTTCTAG